A DNA window from Pseudomonas resinovorans NBRC 106553 contains the following coding sequences:
- a CDS encoding VWA domain-containing protein: protein MFEFTWPWIFLLAPLPWVLRLLLPPADSGEAALKVSFLADLEGLVGRRARANLPAWRQQAPFVLLWLLLITAAARPEWVGEPQPMPTSGRDLLLAVDVSGSMDYADMRLDDEDVSRLTLVKHLMGEFIDGRRGDRIGLILFGSQAYLQAPLTFDRQTVHTWLDEARIGIAGKNTAIGDAIGLAVKRLRQRPADSRVLVLITDGANTGGEIDPLTAARLAAEEQVKIYTIGIGADPEQSDVLGILGLNPSMDLDEPTLTAIAEQTGGQYFRARSFQELEAIEESLDRLEPVTQRASQARPAYSLYSWPLALAVLLSIGLVCRVLWPHALQQRPQWLRRRT, encoded by the coding sequence ATGTTTGAGTTCACCTGGCCCTGGATCTTCCTGCTCGCCCCGCTGCCCTGGGTGCTGCGCCTGCTGCTGCCACCGGCGGACAGCGGCGAAGCGGCACTCAAGGTGAGCTTCCTCGCCGACCTCGAAGGCCTGGTGGGCCGGCGTGCCCGCGCCAACCTGCCGGCCTGGCGCCAACAGGCGCCCTTCGTCCTGCTCTGGCTGCTGCTGATCACGGCTGCCGCCCGCCCCGAATGGGTCGGCGAACCCCAGCCCATGCCCACCAGCGGGCGCGACCTGTTGCTGGCGGTGGATGTGTCCGGCTCCATGGACTATGCCGACATGCGCCTGGACGACGAGGACGTCAGCCGCCTGACCCTGGTGAAGCACCTGATGGGCGAATTCATCGACGGCCGCCGTGGCGACCGCATCGGCCTCATCCTGTTCGGCAGCCAGGCCTACCTGCAGGCACCGCTGACCTTCGACCGGCAGACCGTGCACACCTGGCTGGACGAAGCGCGCATCGGCATCGCCGGCAAGAACACCGCCATCGGCGACGCCATCGGCCTGGCGGTGAAGCGCCTGCGCCAGCGTCCCGCCGACAGCCGTGTGCTGGTGCTGATCACCGACGGCGCCAACACCGGCGGCGAGATCGACCCGCTGACCGCCGCGCGACTGGCCGCCGAGGAGCAGGTGAAGATCTACACCATCGGCATCGGCGCCGACCCGGAGCAGAGCGACGTGCTCGGCATCCTCGGCCTCAACCCGAGCATGGACCTGGACGAACCGACCCTCACCGCCATCGCCGAACAGACCGGCGGCCAGTACTTCCGCGCACGCAGCTTCCAGGAACTGGAAGCGATCGAGGAAAGCCTCGACCGCCTGGAACCGGTCACCCAGCGCGCCAGCCAGGCCCGCCCGGCCTACTCCCTCTATAGCTGGCCGCTCGCCCTTGCCGTGCTGCTGAGCATCGGCCTGGTCTGCCGCGTGCTCTGGCCCCACGCCCTGCAGCAACGCCCGCAGTGGCTGCGGAGGCGCACATGA
- a CDS encoding DUF4381 domain-containing protein, whose protein sequence is MNPLDGLEPLIAPAAISWWPPAPGWWSLPPLLALLGWALWLYRRRRARQAQVELEPPLDPLRQAALDELARLPKPYDGAPAGPWLQELNGLLKRLCRMHYPGDNSHTLSGRAWLAYLDNRCPAAGLTRWMILVEGAYRPQCKLEDKAIAGLYQSVETWVRKHV, encoded by the coding sequence ATGAACCCGCTGGACGGCCTGGAGCCGCTGATTGCCCCCGCCGCCATTTCCTGGTGGCCGCCGGCGCCCGGCTGGTGGAGCCTGCCGCCCCTGCTCGCCCTGCTGGGCTGGGCGCTCTGGCTGTATCGGCGTCGACGTGCACGCCAGGCGCAGGTCGAACTGGAGCCGCCGCTGGACCCGTTGCGCCAGGCCGCCCTGGACGAGCTGGCGCGCCTGCCCAAGCCCTATGACGGCGCCCCGGCCGGCCCCTGGCTGCAGGAACTCAACGGGCTGCTGAAGCGTCTATGCCGCATGCATTACCCCGGAGACAACAGCCATACCCTCAGCGGCCGCGCCTGGCTGGCCTACCTCGACAACCGCTGCCCGGCGGCCGGCCTGACCCGCTGGATGATCCTGGTGGAAGGCGCCTACCGCCCGCAGTGCAAGCTGGAGGACAAGGCCATCGCCGGCCTCTACCAGTCCGTCGAGACCTGGGTGCGCAAGCATGTTTGA